The window CGATCCGTCCACTTTACACGCTCCGTATACAGGGGTAAGTAATGCTCCAGAGAACGCACGCCGAGGTGCTGAGCAACCAGTTTTTCATGGTTCGAGACTACGTGTAGAACATGCCACGGATCGCTATGCATAGCTCACTCCCTGGTGTGACTTGTGCCAGCGCACAATCTTTGTTTCAACTGGAAGTCGCAGATACCGATTACATCTTTGGTATAACTCTTACGAAATACGCCGGGTATTTCAAGGTAATTCATCCCTCGTGACGTCTCAAAAGGGAAGCCTTTCCGCGTAAACTCTAGTCGGCATTTCACGTGGCCGGATGATAAATGGGATGCGGGAAGAATGTTCTGCACTGTTTCAGTGATGTACTTCAGGAGCGGTCCAAGACTGGGAGATCGTCGCGGTGTTGCTCATCTCGCCTTTGATGGACGCTCGTTTCATTTTCTGTTCATCGGACCAGCCTTCCCGATAACCGACTCTCCATCCGCTGTTCCATCCCCAAAAGTACCCTACAATCGCCAGAAGCAATCCTCCGGTCGCTTCCAAAGCCCATTTCCACATAATCGATTCCACCTTTACGGACCGGACAACCAAGTTCCGCGCATAATTAAGTTTTCGGAGCATGCCTTGGATGCTCTGGCGAGTAAATGGCACTGAGATGACTGAAAGCATATTACGTCGAGACTATGCCATTCGGAACGGACAACATACGCCGGGATAGTCAAGACACACGACTATATGCGTCACTGAGGTAGCTTTCGCCACGAAGATAGTTAGCAAGCGAAGTCTCGGAAGTGGAGTCTGCATCGGACCGGTCGAGGATACGGAAAGCCAGCGGTCCGTGAATTCCACGAGACTTGGTTTTACATCTATGCGCCTATCTTCGTCACAGGGCCTCCTCTTGTCTAGGTTTGGACAATCTTTGGCTTGGGCAATCTCAGCGACATCACATTTCGCAGGCGCTCTGGGGGTTCGCTAGTACCCACTGTAGGTATCTGACTTAAGGTTGAACCTGTTTTTGAAACGCCTCAGGAAATCAAATTTAGGCTTGGATCCGGGTCTCCAGAGGCTGCACTCTTCGCCCTGAGACGGCCTGAACTGGCTAGCATCCGAATTTCCGGGAGAGCAGGCTGCATTCCTTTCGTTTTAAGTTGTAAGTAATAGGTTATTAGGGGTTGACGCGCCCGATCAGGCATCTGTAAGTTGTTACCGAAGGGAAAACATGTGACTTCAGTAATGACCGAGAGAGCCGTTGCGCAGCATAGACTTGATAGTTGGAAGTCAATCGCCCGACATCTTGACCGCAGTTGCCGAACGGTTCAGAGATGGCATTCCGAGTATGGCCTACCGATTCATCGGCTTGGCGGCAATAAGAGCGCGATCTTTGCGTACGCCGAAGAATTGGATGACTGGATGAGGAACCGCGGCCGATTCCTGACCAATGAACCCTCGGAAATCCACGAGAACTTATCACTTCACGCATCCCTCGTGCAGAAAAAGAGCGTTCACGGCAACATACCGCTCGATTTCTCGCTAATTCCTGGTCCTCGGAAGGCGCGCTCTGCCGAATTGGTGGCCCTTGCCAACAGGATGTGGGAAACTCTCTCGCACAGGAATCTCGGTGCGATTGCACGGTTCTTCCGGGAAGCTATCGATCTCGACCCTGGCAATGCTGAGGCATTTACAGGCTTGGCGAATGCTCTGATTGCAGGGGGTATGCTGGGCATAACTCGCGCTTCAGTTGGGTACTCTTCCGCCGAGGCGGCCTTGCAGTGGGCGCTGGAGATTGATCCAGAACTGCCCGCGGCAAAGTGTGCTGCGGCCTGGCTTAAGATGGTCTCAAAGCGAGACTGGCAAAGCGCTCGCCGTGGATTCGATGCCGCCTTAAAGCATCATCCCGCATGCACAAGTTGTATGGGAGGCCGGGCAATGCTTCACATCGCGGAAGGAAGCCCAAAGGAAGCCTCCGCCCTGCTGCTTGAAGTCGCACAGCTTAATGCTTTAAGTTCCCTTGCGATGGCGTTGTATGTCTGGAGCCAGTATCTCTCGCGAGAACACGCAAATGTTCTCCTGCAGATTGAACAAGCCAAAGCCAGCGGTCAATACGGGCTCGTATTCGATGCCGTGGAGGCGCTGGCCTCGATCCAACTCGAAGATTTGGAGGCTCAGATTGAGCGCATTGAAGCGATGGCAGCGGACTCTCCGAGAAATGATGTTGTACAGGGCGCTCTCGGTTACGTTTACAGCGCGACAGGCCAACGTCTGCGAGCAAGCGAAATCCTCGATGCCATGGCATATAGGGAGGCGCACGAGCAAGGACACGAACCCTATGCGAAAGCGATTATTCTGGTTGGCCTGAATGAGCCTCAGAAAGCAGTGCAGTTACTCGAGCAGTCTTATCGAGAAGGCTCCCTCTGGAGTCTTGGATTCCTATCTGATCCGATCCTTGACAAACTGCGCGACAACCCTTACTACCAACTTTTCTTGAGTAAAGTCAGCTATCCGGCTCATGAAAATGCCCTTCCGCGCCTTGGATTTGTCAGCTGACAATTTGACCGCTCCTTGCGTGCATGGCCTGACGCTGAATCATGCTTTTCATTCGCCTCTAAGGCGTTGTCCTTTGATGTTCCGCCGCCTTCATCCTATCCCGTAACTTCGCCTCAGATTCCGCACTCCAGTACTTGCAGTCAAGCTGCAGGAACACCGAAGTGTAAGGAATGGCCATTCCTGTTTTCAATACCAGAACGTGAAAGCTCTTTCCGGTCTCGCCTACTCGATCGATGAGCGTCTGGTGGAGAATCGCATCCAACGGAAGTCCGCTGAGATGTGCCTTCAACTCGTCTCGGTACCGGCTGACGCCTGGAGCATCCTGCTCCGTCAGAAAACCGAGTTCCTTATCGGTATGCACGATTGGACGAATGTGTTTTGTGCTCTTGAGCGAGTCCAGCACATAATCAAGCACTGCCAGATGGTCCGCGCTGGTATCGATCGTCTCCACTCCAGGCGAACTCTGCAACGGATAAGCGGAATCGACAATCACAATCCAGTTACGATGCCCAAGCAAAGGCAGCTCGTCCTTGACTCTTTGCTGCCAATCGCTCTGTGCGTAGCTGGCTAAACTTCCACAGAACATCGCAAGCATTCCTAGAATGATTTTGATCTTCACTACATTCTCCTGGTTTCGGTGGCTTGGGCATTCATCGAAATCTTGGCGATAATTCACCGCTTGCGATCATAAATCCTCAGCCTCGTGCCAGCCGCTCACCAGCCGCACAATTGACTCGTTGCTTCTTCGTGGCAATCGCGCGAGGCTTCCTTCTGCCTCCCCTTGTTCTGGCAGCTTACGCGGTCCGATCTGGACAGTCATGCCGCCGGAACAATACTCAATGGCAGCCGATGCCCGGTTGCGCGCGTCATAGCCTCTTCGCACCAATTCTTGCAACGAATATCGAAGTAGGGAATCCAATCTAACTGGAGAACATCCAGCCTGAGCACGCCCGCGCTCCCCGACTGCTGTTGCAACCGGGCCGTAGAAGCGTGGCCGACGATATACCTGGCCCTCCGGGTGGAGATTGCATTTTAGAGGAGCACCGTTGCTCTCATGAAAGTGTGTGTCTCAGCATAGACCGAAGCGAGGAAACAGAAGAACAGCATGTGGATTGTCAAAATTGCTTTGAGCCGGCCCTATACGTTTATCGTATTGGCATTACTCATTCTTATCCTGAGCCCGGTCATTATCTTAAGGACGCCCACGGATATTTTTCCGGATATCAATATTCCAGTGGTCGCCGTCTCCTGGACATACACCGGCCTTAATCCGGAAGAGATGGAAGGGCGCATCACCAGCGTTTTCGAACGCGTGCTCACCACGACAGTTGACAATATTGAGCATATCGAGTCCACGACGGTAAACGGAACAGCGATCGTCAAGTTATATCTGCAACCGAGCGCCAGTATTGATCGGGCCAAC is drawn from Acidicapsa acidisoli and contains these coding sequences:
- a CDS encoding tetratricopeptide repeat protein, producing MRNRGRFLTNEPSEIHENLSLHASLVQKKSVHGNIPLDFSLIPGPRKARSAELVALANRMWETLSHRNLGAIARFFREAIDLDPGNAEAFTGLANALIAGGMLGITRASVGYSSAEAALQWALEIDPELPAAKCAAAWLKMVSKRDWQSARRGFDAALKHHPACTSCMGGRAMLHIAEGSPKEASALLLEVAQLNALSSLAMALYVWSQYLSREHANVLLQIEQAKASGQYGLVFDAVEALASIQLEDLEAQIERIEAMAADSPRNDVVQGALGYVYSATGQRLRASEILDAMAYREAHEQGHEPYAKAIILVGLNEPQKAVQLLEQSYREGSLWSLGFLSDPILDKLRDNPYYQLFLSKVSYPAHENALPRLGFVS
- a CDS encoding RbsD/FucU domain-containing protein — its product is MKIKIILGMLAMFCGSLASYAQSDWQQRVKDELPLLGHRNWIVIVDSAYPLQSSPGVETIDTSADHLAVLDYVLDSLKSTKHIRPIVHTDKELGFLTEQDAPGVSRYRDELKAHLSGLPLDAILHQTLIDRVGETGKSFHVLVLKTGMAIPYTSVFLQLDCKYWSAESEAKLRDRMKAAEHQRTTP